One Capra hircus breed San Clemente chromosome 3, ASM170441v1, whole genome shotgun sequence genomic window, TAGCGTACGCCAACTTTTCTAGATCGCTGCTGCCGTGCTTCTCGCCGCCTCTGTAAAAAATGGCACACACACCAAGAGGGAAAAAACCAATCAAACCAACGCTGAAAGTCATGAAGAGGCCCCTCTGTTTCTCTGTGCTCCGTTCCCACGTGGCTCCCGCAAGTACTGGCGGCAGCACTCACGAGAGGCTTTACCAGACTCAAgcctgcacttccactgcagcttGTGACAACTCCAAGTGACAGGCTGCGACGTGGCCCAACCCTCAGCCAATGCCTGCACCTTTTTTCTGCACTCCTGCCGAGTGGTCCTCTGGTCTAAGGCTGGACACTCATTACAAGCTCTCCACCTCCCAAAGGGGACCCCTCCAGCTCTCGAGAGCCTCGTTACAGAGCTGAGCCTCACAGACGGCAGCCATCTGTCTGCCTACAGAGCTCAGCTCGTCATGTGTCATTTCCCTGAGGCCACATACACCCAGCACTCTTTCCAACAGTACTCCGCGAGTTTGAGGACAGCAACTGGCATTCTTGAAACAAGACATACACTCAGCTGACCTTCATGCAGTCAAGGTCAACTCTTGATCCTATTTCACTGACCTCAACCAGGTCACTTAGGACTGGGGTTCCTTGACTTAAACGCTAGAGCATTAATTTCATAAAGTGTGAGTTGTAAGAAAATGGACTTCCCCTCTCTACTCTACACTGGGTGATGCTGAGGACCAAAACACGTGCCTCCTTAGATGTAAGCGTCCTGCGAGTTTTGTctggctgctcctcttccctctgtgccttcctcttctttccctttttggGAGGTGCTGGAAacgaaacacaaacacacacagaaaagaaatgggaaattttatttaaaatgtacctGTGAATCCTAAGGTGGGAATGAGCTTGATATGCTGCAGGAGGAAGGCAGAAGGCCAGTGTGAATACAGTGTGGTGTGAGACACAGATAAAATCAGGACAAGGCCAGGAGGCTGCCAGAtcgggggtaggggtgggggtgtgcTCCCAGGCCTCCAGTTTATCTTGAAAACTGGATGCAGAAGTTATTAGAATGACTgcataaagaataaatatatgaacCATCTGCCCGCCCGAAAAATTTGTCTTTGGATCCACACTTAGATTCCAAGTTTaataatgtattctttttagagGAAGTTTCTTGAATTACCAATTTAACCCCAAGAAATGTGCAGAATAAAAACACAATAAGGActcccctgagagctcagttggtaaagaatccgcctgcaatgcacaagacccattggattcctaggtcaggaagatccactgaagaagggataagctacccactccagtactgttgggcttcccttgtggttcagctggtaaagaatctgcctgcaatgcgggagacctgagttcgatccctgggttgggaagatcccctggagaagggaaaggctaccctctccagtattctgtcctggagaattccatggatggtatagtccatgggttcacagagttggacatgactgggttgaagggttcaatctctgatctgggaggatcccacaggccacagggcaattaagccttgccccacagctactgagctggagctctgcaataagagaaaccaCCAAAATGAGAACCTGCGCATTGCAATGAAGAGGAGCcaccgctcgccacaactagagaaagcctaagagcagcaacgaagacccagagcagccataaataaatagatattttttttaaaaagacaatttgTGTGATAAACAAGTGGAACCAGGGTAATCTGCCAGATGTGATAAATATCAGGATGACAGTACAAGAGATAATTCCCGAGATGAAACTTAAATTTCCCGAAGTTTTGAAGATGCATATCGCATCTACCTGATTTCAGTAATTTAACTGTACCTGTATCATCTACATCTTCttcagcttttctctttttttgtcctTCGGATTTTGCAAAAACCATTTCACTCAGTCCCTTGGATATCCTGAAAGGGAAGAGTCGGTTAATGAAACCGTCTGACATTTCCCTCCACTGCCCACAGCCCACACAAACGTGAGGACGgtgacaagctcccaggtgaaAGAAACCTGCTCCTCTTCACATGGTTAACGCCACTGGCAGAAGCAACACCATCTCTGCAGCCCCTGGATATCTGTGAAAGACCCAACTACTACGCTTCTCAAGGTTCAGGCagctgtacattttaaaaatgtatagcaACACCTTCCCCTACCCTGTAAAAAATTCCTTATGGCAAGTTTCTGGCAAAACGAATAAGCACACAGCAATCTGTGAGATCAAGAGGACACTACCTGATTGCTGAAAACTTCTTAGCTTTGGCTTTGTTTAAAAACCTCTGGTACTTGGCGATCTTTTCATCCAGGGCTTGAATAACGGCCTTAGTGGTGTGTCCCGCATGTTCCTCCTGGGACTCTGTGTAAGACTCGTCCTCATCGTCTCCTAGGTGCtcctgttcctcctcctcctccctctctgcagAAAGGCTCTCCAGCTCGTCATCAATATCGGACATCTCCAAAGGAACCAGGTCATCCCCAGAAAACTGAGGCGCAACGTTGATCTTGCCAAAGTTCTGCCGGACCCGCGCCAGAATCTGCTGCATTTCTGAATCGATGCCACAATGCTGGggctcctccttttccttctcgaGGATGGATTCCGACTCCTCACCTACTGTTTCTGCGACTTTCTCTCCTGGGTTGTTCTGGGTTGTTTCTGCAGCAACTTCCAAAGATGAGGACGGAAGCTAGTCGGGACAGaacggtgggggtggggagagaaatagaatcagaaaatgaaaactgaatttctttttttattttgttacattggagtatagttgattaacggtgttgtgttagtttcaggtgtagaggtgagtgattcagttatacatatacttgtctctcttcttttacaAACATTGCCCCCAATTTATAATACTGCGCGGAAGTCACTGCTGAATTTCTGAACTTACACATCATGCTCTCAAACAAAGCAGTCCTATTCTCAGGACTAAGGGAAAGTGTCAAAAACATGCACATCTCAGTCATGTTGTTAACGTATCATTTAGTCAATGTGCATTAAGCCCTGAACGCAGCATGGAAGGATGAGAGGAATACAGCTACGATCCGAAAGGGGGCGCCAACTCAGAGTACTCAGCCATCAAAACCAAAACCACCAGACACTGTAGACACAGGAGGCTGCCTACACCATCCCTGAGGACTGAAGGAACAGGGGCTGCTGAGAAAGCACGCCCCCAGGCACCACACCCCCCGGGGGAAGAATGGAGGCCCAGCAGAATGCCGAGGGCCAAGGAGGCGCTGGTTTAGAAAGCGCTGAGGGTGGAGGAGAGGCACCGAGGAAGCGCCACGCAAGAAGGGTGGGAGGAAACCGAAGATTCAGAACCAGCCCTGATGCCAGGCGCGTTTTGGAGAAGGGGCAGAGGGAAACGTGGGCTGGCAGTGTGAGGCCTCACGTAGTGCCACTGGGCACTCAGAGCTGAGGCTGGAAGAACCCACGGAATTTTCCAAAGGTGAGGTGGCTGAACAAAGCACTAAATACATCAGGAATCCATGAAATTCAGGAAACAGTGTAAAAAATTCCTACGTATGTTTTCATACATTTTTCTGTTAAGGTAGTTTTTTAGCTTTGAGATTCTCAAGGGAGTTTCTGCCACCACCAAAGAGAGGGAAGGGCGAGTCACAGAGCGGGAGAAACTCTCAACAGCTAGACATGGAGAAAGAGTTAAGAGAAAACCCCGCCATTTCCCCACAGGGTCACAGGGGGGCAAAGACAGTCTCCTTGGACCAGAGGCCTCAGCCCCACCAGCCACAGTGCTGCCTACCCCATGGCCTCCCTCCAGAACCGTGGCACATCAGGCTCCCATTGCCTCAGGTGTTAGGGGGTATCGCTCCCGACACCTGGAACCTCTCCTGTGACATCCATGGAGCTCCTGCTTCAGGTTACCAAGGTCTCCCCTAAAAGGCCACTTCCCCAGAGGCCGTTCCTAACCACCTCACTTACAAAGCACTCCTGTCTCCCACAAACCCTCAACCTGGTTTAGTTTCCCTCATGGCAATCAGTACATCCTGACATCACATATTTATCTGTGTACTACGTGTCTTCCAATAGTGTAATAAAAACATGCATTTGGCCTCTGACACCCAGTTGCTGGGCACAagagctcctaaaacctttgGTGTCTCTTGTTATTCTTAGTAAGTCCCTCTGCCCCAAATCAGTTTATGCTAGTGAGATGACTGTGCTGGGATCCAGCTTCAGATTAGGAGCTGGCCACTGAGAGCCCAGGCAACGGCTGAGAAGGCTGGAAATTGAGTTCAATCACTGACGGCTAATGAGCCTGTCAACTGCACCTGTGTAAGGAAGCCTCCAGGCTGGTGAGCACCATGACATGCTGAGAGGGTGGCCtgcctggagagggtgtggacaccCCATGCCACCTTCCGCCCCACAGGTGCCCTGTGCACCTGACATTCGGCTATTCCTGACTTGTATCTTTTGTAACAAACCAGTAATCACAAGCAGATCACTTTCCTGAGTTCTGCAAGTCCTTTTGGCAAATGATCACAATGGGAAGCCCTGAATTCGTAGTCAGCTGGGCAGATGTGTGGGTAGCCTGAGAACGCCATCTATCCTGGCACGTGAAGTGGGGGCAGTCTTGACCTGTGGGGTCTGCACTAACTCTGGCAGTTACCCAGCGGGTGTCTGCAGCCTGCGTAACAGGTACAGAAAGATGAAGCTTATCTGAGATCTGAAAACACCAGGTACTCCTCCACTGGCACATGGACatgggtgtgtgcgtgcgtgcacagGAGGGCAGGGCCTTGTCCTGCAGTACCAGTTGTCTGGTGGTTTTaggggaagaggagaaaagggtgaGTAACATCAGTTTCAGGTATGTTGATTTTGAAATGCTGGAGAAAATATTCAAATGGAAATTTCTAGCTGACAATGGAAACTCTGGGACTGGAGCCAGGTGAGAGGATATCAGAGAAATATGGACCGAAAGGACTAGCATGAGAAGACCCTAGCAATAGAAAAGCCAAGTGCCCAAGTTGGAGTCTTGTGCAGTCCACTGCCGGGAGAGACATGCAACGGTTGGGAAGCTTCTCAGGGTAGCTCAGAGCCCCTAGACCTAAGATTTGCCCTGAGCATCCACTGTACCACTCTCCTTTCCCGCCTGATCATGAGCTTCCTGAGGGCAAGGACCATGCTATCTAATCCTGTGCTCCCAGTGCCCAGCACCTGGTTGGGTTtgtgaaacaaaacaaaccttgGAAATGCCTCTGTTCTTCAAGCAGAAGACAAGACACTGAAACTGTAAGTGAGCACTCGCATGTAATGAGCTCTCCATTTCCAAAGCCCTGGAGACTGGCATTTACACTCAGTCTCCTATCATACCTCTACTTCCAGGTCACCCCCCACAAGGTCACAGCCAGTGGCACCTGGGATGAGAGACACCGCAGTTGAAAGTTATACCCCAAAGGAAGATGACTGCAGTCCAAAGACATGCGGGTCAGTAACCCCACTTCGAGAGAGGTGGGTCCACCCTTGTCTtacctcaggggctgctgggggtTCTGCATTGGGTGGCTTGACAAAGAAAGGAATCCGGCCCCTCTGCCAGTCATTGAGGACCATCTTCCCCACAGTCCGCAGGTCGGGCTCTCCACCCTGAAACGTTGCAGAAAGATGCCTGATTCAAACAACAAAGCCGCCCCCCGCTTTGGTGGCACATCGCTGTCCCAGCTGTCTGTCACCACCCTGCCAAGGTTCATACTTCACACTGCTCACACACATGTCCCCCCAAAAAAAGGTCCACATCACACACCGCGCACTCAGGCCTGAAGCAGGTCCCAGTCTGAATTCTCACAAACCTTGGCTCACCTTTAATAACTTCCCTGTCCGGAAAGCTAGCTTCTCCAGAAAGTCCTCAGCATTATCCCAAGAATCAATCTTGTACGTCTTGCTGATATATTCTGGTTTTGCTCGTTCAAGTACAGCACCAACGTGGTCTTCAGGCGTCTTAATTTTTTCAACTTGAACCTAAATATTGATAGGAAAGCTCCTGCTTACAAACTTGACTATGGAAGGAGTGAAGCTCCAAGTGTTCTTTGTAATCGTGTCTGAAAATAGATTTCAACGCCTCAAAGCAAGCGGGCCTGGAGGTGATGAGACACGGTCGGCTGGAAGGAGCACCATGGAAAGCCAACCGCAGCTGGGAACCCAGAACCCCGCTCTAATCTGGCTCTAATCCGGCTCACCACAAAAGGATGGCACGGCTTCCGCAAGCACCTTTAACTTGGAATGCTTTGTGCTACTGACTTGCAGAAATGGTTAAAAGTCTGCCGATCCCAGGACACAAAGAGAAGGGAATAAATGGTTTAAGGAAGGTGGGGAGGAACCACCCAGGACGTACATAGCCAGAAACACTGGTGAAGGTTAAGTGGAATCATTTAAAGCTCTCAGTTGTCTTCAGAAACAAGTGAGGAAATGACCGAGTTCCAAAATGACTCAACCCATAAACCCACGAAGATGAATTACTGCTAAACATAAACAGGCCCTGCTTCCCTCAGGATCCCGTGCGTAAACGACAAACGCTTTTGTGGGATGACGTTGACCAGATATGCCCTTCAGCCTCCTCCAACAGGCTGAAGTGGAACAGACAGGCCGCCCTGTTCAGTGTCATGTTCCTCCAGCCTGGCCAGACAGGCTGACCCCAAAGTGCCTGCTGAACGAGTAAAAAGCAGAGGTCTCCAGAGCTCCCCACAGCACGCTCCCCTCGAAGGCAAAGAGCCTCCCGGGACCAAAATACTCACGACTCCTTTCAGCACAATGTCCGTCTCCGAGTCCTCGGAGGGGTAAACCACACCCGGACAGTCGATGAGGAAGATCCGACGCATCAAGGTAATGTACTGCCAGACCTAAAAGCAGAGACTTCCGTTCCTGACTGCTCCGGGTCAGTCCCGGAGAGGGGTTTCACAAAGCGCCGATGCTCACCTAACGAGAGAGGGGGCTGGGGCTGCGGGTCGGGTATGGAGGCGGTCATAGGGGTGCAGCCTGCTAGGTAATGAAGCTCCAAAGCCCCTCCTCTATATGCCATGCACGAGGCACTTCCATGAGGCATAAACTATACATCAGCTAAGGGTCTAAAAATAATGCAGAGGCAGGCTCTTCATCTAGGATTGTGCAATGATGTCCAGTAAAGCTTTCTCTGACTTCTCTGCAAGTGCTTCTGGAAGCTTAATGCTCCTTGGCCCCAGTTCCTTTCAGCAGAAACATGCTGCACCCCACACTCCATGTTCCACGGTAGGCCCCCTAACCAACACAATCTCTCTTAaacttgaattttctttcttaagCCAGACACCAAATTTTCTCTAGTTTTATCAACGCCAAAGGTTGGAGTGACATGAAAACAAGACTCAAGCGGCACACGGCAGACCATGCCACAAGCAGGCGTGGCACACAAAGTACTCTTAGTCTTAGCAAAAGGGCAGAAACAGCTCCAGGACGTTGCCACCTGCGACAAGGAGACTAAGCTCCCAACGGGAATCTTCATCCAAGGGAGGCAGACAGACATCCCCGTGTCCTGAATTAGCGCCCTCCGCGGGAAAGAAGTCAGAGTGGAGAAGACCCCTCGAGCCAGATGTACCTTTGTTTCACCTGCGATGGGGGCCACGTTGCAAACCTTCTTGGAGCGCAGTGTGTTTATCACAGAGCTCTTGCCAACATTCGGATAGCCAATGAACCCCACGCTGATCTGTTTCTTGTCAGTGTGCAACTGtgcaaaaaaaagaatacacaccacacacacctggAGTGAGGATCCCGGGACAAACAGGCTGTGTTACTTTGCTGCCATAAAGAATACAGCACAAAACTACCACTACGACTTGATTTAAGGCCCAGACACGCATCACCGGCCTAGTCCGAGTGGGCTGCACACACGTCCTCATGAATAAATCAGAGGTGAGTCAGCGCCTCAGTCACTCATGCGAAATTATTCTTGAATGTTTTAAGGTTCAAAGTATGTAggttgagaaagaaagaaagaaacagctcATTAGTCACCAGTTTAGAAGAATGCTGTCCACTGATACAATGTCTTCAGGGAGGAGAACCTTAGCAGATGTACCAATCCCATGACCCACCCCTCCTCTTCTCTGCACAccacattttgcattttcattgcCAACGACAAAAGACAAGAAAGGCAGTCTCAAAAGCTAGATAGCTGGGTGAGAGTCTCAAGGAGGCAGAGCTCAAGCAGAGTCTACAAATCAATGGGGGCTTCTGTCTAGAGGCAGAGGACTGAACATCCACGATTGCCTCCCTCCACAAACCCCCCggagccacagcagtgagaattcACACCCCCCACCCACAGAGCCAACAGCAGTGTGAACGCACATCCCCTCCAGCCCCACGCCTGGTCCCCAGAGAGCCacacacataaaacagaagcatgaGCTAGAGATGAGACAACACAAACTGATGTGAGATGTTAACAGAATATTACAGTTAAAAAGTAGTATCTAACTTGACCCACTACAAAATATGAAAGCTACCTGGCTGCAAAGGTAGAAAAACTAAAAACGCAGCAAATACACTGCAACACGCAGTGAATACAGGCCTTGGGAATAGGCAGTACAGTCCTCTCTAAGGCTGGGACTGAAATCCAGAGGACTGACCAGTGGACTGTCTGCAAATAGTCacacctctccttcccctgcccagCACGGGCGTCCCAGCTTCTCTGCCCTGGAGGCTTAGGAGATAATAACTGTTTTGGAACCCTGGATGTCTGAAAATATTCCTAATTTTCAGGCTTGACAAGGACCCTAGATTTAGACATAACAGTTGCCGAAAGCAAGTGTTCAACGTCTAAATACTGAATAGGGCAACTCCAGGCTCCTACTCCCACTGCACTCGTAGAATCCTGGCAACCAGGTCCACACACCCCCGAGCTCGAGACGGGAAGGCTCCCTTCTAGGGAAACTCACAGGTCCAGGAGTAAGACCTACAGACGGGGCCTTCCCTGATGAgtcagtggttagggctcagcacttccactgcaggggcacaggtctgatccctcgtcagggaactaagattctgcatgctgcatggGGAAGCTAAAATAATGAGAATAAGAGCAGACCTACAGACAGCAACATCTAGAGTGTCCCCCAACAAAATTCTGGGTTCTTCCCAGTCACCCTACAGTAAAGCCTCTCAACAAGCCTACCCCCTGCATAAAGCTTCTGTAGCCTTTTGTGTGTGCGTGGCTCACTCTTAAAAATGAATGGAGATCCAAGAATAACCAGACACTGGAAGTGTGACTCTAGTAGAAAAGACAGGAAAACAGCAACTTGGAGGAGACAGTGTCAATGCAGGAAAACGTAGAGGACAATTCCCAAATACCACTACCCTCATCGTCCTCAGACACAGAAGCTAGTGAATCCGTGAAACAAAACAGGCTGTTAAAGGGGGTAGGGCGACTCGGAGTTAAACAAGAGCTTTTGGAACTTAAACATTAAAAGCGAGAGGCAAAACATTTCGTGATAGAACAGCTAAATGACCGAATCAAGGTAACTGCCCAGAAAATTGGACAAAATGTCATAAATGTACTGAAGCAAAGAAAATTCaacaactgggacttccctggcagtccagaggctAGAACTCTGCGCATCCGCTGCCGGGGACGTGGGTTCacgccctggtcggggaactaaaaccccacaagccacgtggcaaggccaaaattaaaaacaaagaaggtTCAACGTGGTACCTTCAACATTCTAAGAACAAATGGTGTGAGGGTAGAATGAAGAAATTTGCAGAAGGCAAGGTCTCAAAAAAATGTTCCCCCGAAGTACTCTTCTTCAGAAAGCTTTTGGAAAACACATTCCATCAAAAGAAAGGAGTAAaccaagaaaggaaagagattcaATGAACAAGGGAGCCAACACAGGAAACAGCCATATGAATTCTCAGATGATAGTGAAAGGAGACCCCAGGAAGACCTGGCAGCAGTCTGGGACGTGGCCCCACCTGGACGGGAGGTGCTGGACACTCTCAAAGTTCCCACGTTATCGAGGATTTGGTGACACGTCAGTGACAAATAAAGCGGAGCTACTTAACACCAGATAAAACTGAAGGTCCTATTAGAAAGGAATTATAATCATAGCATTGTGGATCAGCAGGGACTGACACTTTGGTCATAATACTGTCAACACTGAACAAATAGTAGTTTAACCAAATGCCATACAAGGACACAGGAAGTGGAGAGAGAGGACGGGGGTAAGAAATCTAACTCTCACTTTCCATAGCAGGAACTTAACAAATACGTAAAACTGAGCAGGGTGGGGAACGAAAAAACAAACTCATAAGCATGTACAAAAATACGGGAGAAAATGCCAGAAGTAACAGCCATGAATTTCTTCTGGGAAGCAGGGAAGGGTAGGACAGAGGTCATGCATTCTTTGATAGAAGCCAGGTAAGATGAACTGAACTCACGAATACAGAGTCGCGGGTGCAGAACAGGAAATTTCGAGAAGGTCTGCTTTCAGAGTCCCCCGGAAGAACTAgtgtctgaccagggatcagaggCTGGAGTCCAGCAGGGTCCCTTCTAGGCAGAGGGGAGAGAACGCATGGCCCAGGAGCCCAGAGTGGAGAGAGTGTTGGGAGGGGGCAGGTCATCAACCCGAGCAGAGGGTGGACCATTCGATGCCAGGgacatggcagaaagcaaagtgaCTCGTCGGGGAAGGGGGTACAAGCTGAGCTAGAGAGCATCTGAGGATCCCCTGTAATCCTGAGGCTCCGTGAGTGTTTACATCTCTGGAACACACCGTTCTCTCTACCGAGAAGATGTGGGAGGTGAGACACACTCTGGGAAGAGAAATTCTCACACCAACCCACAGCCTTCCAACTCCAGGAGGGGCAGGCCAGGTTTCGATACCTTTCCAAACTGCCGCAGAAGCTGAATAAACGCTCCTTTGCCAAAGGGGTTAGTAAGACTCGCGTGGAAAGCAAGTGTCGGGTAATCCTGGGAGAGGACGGCAACCCATCGTTTCTAAAGGGAGACAAGAAAGAAGCTGGTAAATTGGAAGTTGTTTATCTACACCACAGGAAGAACCAGAGAGTGAATGACAGGACGGTACTTCACGTACACAGCTGTCCAAGGAAAATGTTAGCTgcatttctttgaaatatttttttcaagtatgACGGTTGATGCTGTTTTTTGCCTTATAAACACAAAAGAGTATTCCCAAAATGCCTTCACTGTTACTAAATGCAATTAACCTAACATAATGTGAAGCGGGCCAGGGGCCGCAGCTGCCGCCCCTTCTAAAGGGCCCACCCCAGTCCTCCTGTGGGCACTGCAGCTGTACCACTGCCAACCATCAGGGATCAAAGGTAACTGCCCATCATCACTGAAGCccattttggttttgctttcagTATAGACACCTCAGTGACTACAACCTCAACAGTGCAACACTTTATCTGCTGCCCCCAATACTAGTAATCACGACACCTACTTATTCATGGATAACGAGCCTCATGGCCTTGGTTATCTGTTTTGCATTAGCAGCTGTACTTACCGTTGCCCAGGTTGGAACAAGGTCACATTTGTTAAGAACAAAAATGAGATGTTTCCAGGGTTTCTCTTTTTTCAAGTAAGTCTCAATGTGAGGGGAACGTGTACCCATTGGATCTCTAGCATCAAGAACTTGAACCACAACATCTGATGAATCTATCACCTGCAAATTCAAAGAGGCAAAAGTGATTTGCTACAGTAGTACAAGggcaaaatgaaagagagaaggcATTTAAGGGAACCtgggaaaaataaagcaataacaGGGATAACCTCTCAACAGCGTTATGAGGAGGGCAGGTTGTAGCCAATCTCAGAACCCAGCAGTCAGTATTCTAAAAAGTGTTCTTCACCCTGTGGGTGTCTGAAACTTGTCAAAATTTCAAACAGAACTGGCTTGGACGAAACCAGTCTATTTCATGACTGCCATGCAATAGTGAGTAGAATCATTTACTTCTTAAACCtctaagtttccatgttataAGTGTTGTGTATTTtaccaaaaaagtaaaaaatttagTTTGCCTTCATGATACTAGTCTCCTATTATGTTACCGTTTAATTACGTGACTATACTTTAAAGATTTTGTTACTGAGAACATTATTCAAATTCAACTCAGCCAGCTGAATAGCACTGGACCAGGACTCAGGAGACACAAAGGCTCCTGCACTAACTATCTGGGTGAGTTGGGGAAGGGACTCAAGCTTTCTAGACCTGCATTCTCGTCTGTAAAACAAGAGGGCTGGACTAAGGAACTCAAAAATTTTCATGCAGCTCTAACATGTATAATAAATCTCAGTAGGAATATCATTTTAGCAGGCAATccaaagaaatatcaatataaaCAGAGAATATATGAATCCATGTAATGTGGCTGTTACTATCATGTGAGTAATAAAGAAAAATGCAGTTATCTAGAACAACAGTAGTATGTGCAAAGCCATATCCATCCTGCTTTCTCCATGGAgaaaaga contains:
- the GNL2 gene encoding nucleolar GTP-binding protein 2 isoform X2, whose amino-acid sequence is MQSLIENAETSTESYDQGKDRDLVAEDTGVRNEAQEEIFKKGQSKRIWGELYKVIDSSDVVVQVLDARDPMGTRSPHIETYLKKEKPWKHLIFVLNKCDLVPTWATKRWVAVLSQDYPTLAFHASLTNPFGKGAFIQLLRQFGKLHTDKKQISVGFIGYPNVGKSSVINTLRSKKVCNVAPIAGETKVWQYITLMRRIFLIDCPGVVYPSEDSETDIVLKGVVQVEKIKTPEDHVGAVLERAKPEYISKTYKIDSWDNAEDFLEKLAFRTGKLLKGGEPDLRTVGKMVLNDWQRGRIPFFVKPPNAEPPAAPELPSSSLEVAAETTQNNPGEKVAETVGEESESILEKEKEEPQHCGIDSEMQQILARVRQNFGKINVAPQFSGDDLVPLEMSDIDDELESLSAEREEEEEQEHLGDDEDESYTESQEEHAGHTTKAVIQALDEKIAKYQRFLNKAKAKKFSAIRISKGLSEMVFAKSEGQKKRKAEEDVDDTAPPKKGKKRKAQREEEQPDKTRRTLTSKERRREARQQRSRKVGVRYYETHNVKNRNRNKKKTTDSEGQKHRHKKAKHKQ
- the GNL2 gene encoding nucleolar GTP-binding protein 2 isoform X1 — encoded protein: MVKPKYKGRSTINPSNASTNPDRVQGAGGHNMRDRATIRRLNMYRQKERRNSRGKVIKPLQYQSTVAPGTVARVEPNIKWFGNTRVIKQSSLQKFQEEMDTVLKDPYKVVMKQSKLPMSLLHDRIRPHNAKVHILDTESFETTFGPKAQRKRPNLFASDMQSLIENAETSTESYDQGKDRDLVAEDTGVRNEAQEEIFKKGQSKRIWGELYKVIDSSDVVVQVLDARDPMGTRSPHIETYLKKEKPWKHLIFVLNKCDLVPTWATKRWVAVLSQDYPTLAFHASLTNPFGKGAFIQLLRQFGKLHTDKKQISVGFIGYPNVGKSSVINTLRSKKVCNVAPIAGETKVWQYITLMRRIFLIDCPGVVYPSEDSETDIVLKGVVQVEKIKTPEDHVGAVLERAKPEYISKTYKIDSWDNAEDFLEKLAFRTGKLLKGGEPDLRTVGKMVLNDWQRGRIPFFVKPPNAEPPAAPELPSSSLEVAAETTQNNPGEKVAETVGEESESILEKEKEEPQHCGIDSEMQQILARVRQNFGKINVAPQFSGDDLVPLEMSDIDDELESLSAEREEEEEQEHLGDDEDESYTESQEEHAGHTTKAVIQALDEKIAKYQRFLNKAKAKKFSAIRISKGLSEMVFAKSEGQKKRKAEEDVDDTAPPKKGKKRKAQREEEQPDKTRRTLTSKERRREARQQRSRKVGVRYYETHNVKNRNRNKKKTTDSEGQKHRHKKAKHKQ